The Winslowiella toletana region AACTTCCAGCGTCGACAATAAACGGCCACGCATCCGCAGCAGCGCGCCAGGCTGCAGAATCACCTGAGGATCAAGCAGCGAGCCACTGATCATCCCCGGCATGCTGGTATAGAACTGCAAATTTTCCAGCTTACTGGTGCCGGTTAGCTGGAAAGGCAGCTGGCTGTTGAGCATATCCAGGTGGCCCGGCCCGACACTCAACACCACGTTGCCTTTGCCCCCGCGTCCCTCGGTCAGCACATTGAGCCGCGCGACAATTTCAGTTGCTGCCAGCCCCTGCTGCCAATGGCTTAACGTCAGCGAGACGCCGCCGGATACCGGCTGCATCGCATAAGGCCAGCGCCATGTTCCCTGTTTGATCTCAATCTGCTGCGGCGATACCGCCCAGGGCAGTGTCACCAGCGGTTGAGCATCGCCCTGCTGTTTGACCTGCAATTCACCCTGCTGCTGCTGCCAGTTAAGTTGCAGGTTAAGCGGTTGCGGCACTCCCTTTAAATTGAGGTCGCCATGCAGCTGGCCCGCTTGCGGTAAACCATCAGGAAAGGTGGGTAAGGTTAACTCTCCCGACAGTTCAACAGGCTGTGCCAGCGCCGGATGATTAACCCTGAACTGGCGGATATCGAGCTGTTGCCCCTGTAACATTCCGCTGACGCGCAGGTTATCGCCCTGGTAATCCAGCTGTTGGCTTGCGGAAGAGAAAGAGAGCTGAAGCTTACCGGCGTATTCCTGATAAGGGGCAATCGACAATTGACTGATGCTGACATCGGCATCCGGCAGCATTGCCTGCCAGTCGGCCAGTGAACGTGGCGCAGCACTGTTATCGCCTTGCGGCAATTTGCTCAGACAGGCGCTGTTTAAACTGACGTTATCCGCACCTGCCTGCCAGCGGCGCGCCTGATAGCTCAGCGAAACATTGGTTAGCATCGCCAGCTGGCAATCACCAGCGTAATACTGCACGCCGGGTAGCCACAATCCGCCGTTGCGCCAGCGTGGGCTGCCGTCCAGCGCGATAGTGGTATCCTGCGGCAACCAGATGCCTGCCAGCCGCGGCAGCCATTGGGTGACGGTCAGCATCATCCCGGTCAACAGCAGAACTAAAGCCAGCACCGCAGCACAGAAAATGTAAAAGCCCCGAGTCATGGTACTGAATATCCGTTCTGTCCGTGAAGTTATTAGGTTAAATGATGGCACGTAACGGCATATCGGTGAAGTTTTTATCTGCAAATCAAACAATTCATCATCAGAAAATGTCGTCATGGCAACGAGATTTTAACAGCCTGTTGGGAATAGTTGTTATGATGAAAAGAGAATCAACTTAATCGCCTTGAGGCAGGAGAGGAATGATGAAACTTGCGGTATACAGCACCAAACAATATGACCGGAAATACCTTGAGCACGTTAATGAAAGCTACGGTTTTGAGCTGGAGTTTTTTGACTTCCTGTTAAATGAGCATACCGCTAAAACCGCCGTTGATTGTGATGGCGTCTGTCTGTTCGTTAACGATGACGGTGGGCGTGTGGTGCTGGAAGAGCTGGCTGGGCTGGGCGTAAAATTTGTCGCTCTGCGCTGCGCCGGCTTTAACAATGTCGATCTTGATGCGGCTAAACAGCTGGGTATTCGCGTGGTACGCGTTCCGGCTTATTCGCCGGAAGCAGTAGCGGAACACGCCATTGGCATGATGATGACGCTCAACCGCCATATTCATCGCGCTTATCAACGCACCCGCGAAGCTAATTTCTCACTGGAAGGACTGATTGGTTTCAATATGCACGGCCGCACGGCTGGTGTCGTGGGCACCGGTAAAATCGGTATTGCTGCGCTGCGGATTCTGAAGGGATTTGGCATGCGCCTGCTGGCGTTTGATCCTTATCCAAACCCGCAGGCACTGGAACTGGGCGTCGAGTATGTCGACATCAATACGCTGTTTAAACAGTCGGATGTGATTAGCCTGCACTGCCCACTGACGCCGGAAAACCATCACCTGCTTGATGCCAGCGCCTTCAGCCAGATGAAAGATGGCGTTATGATCATTAACACCAGTCGGGGTGGATTAATTGATTCTCAGGCAGCTATTGAGGCGCTGAAAAAACAGAAGATTGGTTCACTGGGAATGGACGTGTATGAAAACGAACGCGACCTGTTCTTCGAAGACAAATCCAATGACGTGATTCAGGATGATGTGTTCCGCCGCTTGTCGGCCTGCCACAACGTGCTGTTTACCGGCCACCAGGCATTTTTAACCGCCGAAGCCTTAACCAGCATTGCACAAACCACACTGGCCAATTTAAGCCAGCTGGAAAAAGGCGAAACCTGCGCCAATGAATTAACCGTGT contains the following coding sequences:
- a CDS encoding 2-hydroxyacid dehydrogenase; the protein is MKLAVYSTKQYDRKYLEHVNESYGFELEFFDFLLNEHTAKTAVDCDGVCLFVNDDGGRVVLEELAGLGVKFVALRCAGFNNVDLDAAKQLGIRVVRVPAYSPEAVAEHAIGMMMTLNRHIHRAYQRTREANFSLEGLIGFNMHGRTAGVVGTGKIGIAALRILKGFGMRLLAFDPYPNPQALELGVEYVDINTLFKQSDVISLHCPLTPENHHLLDASAFSQMKDGVMIINTSRGGLIDSQAAIEALKKQKIGSLGMDVYENERDLFFEDKSNDVIQDDVFRRLSACHNVLFTGHQAFLTAEALTSIAQTTLANLSQLEKGETCANELTV